The region TGGAGCAGTCGTCGTGCGACGTAGCGCCCCATCGTGCCTCCATGTAGTTACTACGACGACAGCCGACGGGCCCTTTCCCCGCGCACCCCTGAACGATGCGCGTGGAAAGGGCCCCCCGGCCGCTGCCGTCCCCCCGGGCGCGGCGCACGAGGCGGCGCCGCACCCGGGATCACGGGCTGATTGCGGTTACTTCTTGACCTGAACGCCGGTCAGGATCGGGTCGCCGTCCTGGGCGTACGCGACGCCGGTGACCTTGTCCGAGTAGCCCGCGTTGACCTTGTAGTACCAGAGCGGAATGCTCGGCATGTAGTTGACGAGCTCCTTCTCGATGTCCTGGTACTTCTTCTCCGAGTCCGCGAGCGAGCTGGCGGTGTCGGCCGCGGCGATGTCGGCGTCGATCTTCTTGTTCGAGAAGCCGCTCTGGTTGCCGTCCGACTTGCTGCCGTACAGGTCACGGATGAAGTTGGCGTTCATCGGGAAGTCGAGCACCCAGCCACTGCGGTACATGGACTTGACCTGCTGGGCGTCACGCGCGTTGAGGTCGGCCTGGAAGTCGGCCTTGGAGTCACCCGCGCACTTGACGCCGGTGGCGTTGGTGATCGAGTTGCAGACCGCCTCCACCCACTCCTTGTGGCCGCCGTCCGCGTTGTACTGGATGGTGATGGCGTTGCCCGGGACGCCGCCGCCGTCCTTGATGAGCTGCTTGGCCTTGGTCGGGTTGTACGTGAAGACGTCGCCGCCGGCGTTGGGCTCGTAGCCGAGGACGCCCTTCGCGACCCAGCCGGTGGCGGGCTCGCGGGTGCCCTGGAGCACCGTCTTGGTGATGGTGGCGCGGTCGATCGCCATCGACAGGCCCTGCAGGACCTTCGGGTCGATGTTCTTCCACTGCTTGGTGTAGAAGGCCGGCGCGATGGTCTGGATCGCCGAGTACGCCTTGTCCACCGCGCGGCTGCCGAGGTCCGACTTGTAGACCGGCAGGTCCTTCGGGGCGATCTGACGCAGGACGTCGACGTTGCCCGACTTCAGGTCCTCGTAGGCCGTCTCCAGGTTGGTGTAGTTCTTGAAGAGCACACCACCGTTCTTGGCCTTGTCCGGACCCTGGTAGCCGTCGAACTTGGCGACCTCGATCTGCTTCTTGTGCGCCCAGCTGACGAACTTGTACGGGCCGTTGCCGATCGGGTGCTCGCCCGCGGCCTTCGGGTCCTTGTAGAAGGACTCGGGCAGCGGCGAGAAGACCTCGTAGCCGAGCTTGTAGACGTAGTAGGGGATCGCCTTGGTCAGCGTGATCGTGAAGGTGCTGTCGTCGACGACCTTCAGACCGGACATCGTCGTGGCCTTCGGCTTCCCCTTCGCCGGGGCGACGTCGTCGTAGCCCGCGATGTCGGAGAACCAGAAGCTGTTGGTCTGCTTGTTCGCCGGGGCGGCAGCCCAGTTCCACGCCTTGACGTAGGACGTGGCGGTCACCGGGGTGCCGTCGTGGAACTTCCAGCCCGACTTCAGCTTGACCGTGAAGGTCTTGTTGTCCTTCGTGTCCACCGACTGCGCGTTCACGTAGACGATGTTGCCCTTGTCGTCGTAGCTCACGAGCTGCGAGAAGAGCGACTTGATGACAATGCTGCCGTTGGACTCCATGGTGTTGGCCGGCTGCAGCGGGTTCTGCGGCTCGCCCACCTCGACCGAGAACTTACCGGCCGGGTCGACGGCGGCCTTGCTGTCGCTGCCCTTGTCGCCACCGCCACCACCACAGGCGGTCGCTCCCAGCGCCACAACCGCGGCTATCGCGACCCACTTGGCGCTCTTGGCACCGCGCATGGGTTCCTCCTCATGAGTCCATTGGTTCACCGCAAAAGGGAGCACTAGTCACATTGCCGACACTTGGGACGGAGAAAGTGCTGGTGCCCCCTGCGCTCGCAAGCCGACGCCACCTGAAGGCGTATGGCCCGTTGATCCGAGCTCTACGCGCCTAACTATCTGCCATGGGCCAGACCCCGACCACACTCACAAGGTCTCGGTTCGATCACACCTGTCGCCTACTTCTTCCAAAATCCGGACAAAGGGTTTGCTGAAAGATCCCTGCGAAACGGACTTGTTACACATCTATCGGTCTCGACCGTCCGCATTGCGGACGGTCGGAGCGAAAAAAGGGGTTGCGGCTATCGTGGCCGTCATGTGGGGGTGCCATCGGCGTGCCCACCCACCCCGGACCGGCGGAGGCAACTGCCCCTCTGCGCGGTCAACGGGCTTCCACGACAAGGCCGTTCGCTGATCAAGCGAGTGCGTCCCCGACGGTGTGATCACGGCACCAAGACGCGCCGTGCGGCCGGGACCCACGTGATTGCAGGGTAGTGGGAACCGGCCAATTTGGAGGACTACTCCTCCGTAATGAAGGGTTTTCCCTACCCTCCCCTCGCTCTCCGCCCTATCGCAGCCCCGTACCGCGGCGCAAACCGCGCGTCGCGCTCGGCGCGCCCCCCAACGCGTCGGGCACCCCGCGAATGCGAGGTGCCCGAAATCACTGCGGAACGGCCGAGGTCAGCCGTGCTTGGCGCGGCTGGCGCTGCGACCGCGCTCCTTCTGGTCGAGGACGACCTTGCGGATGCGCACGGCCTCCGGGGTCACCTCGACGCACTCGTCGTCGCGGCAGAACTCGAGGGACTGCTCCAGGGAGAGCTTGCGCGGCGGCACGATCGCCTCGAACGAGTCGGCGGCGGCCGAGCGCATGTTGGTGAGCTTCTTCTCCTTGGTGATGTTCACGTCCATGTCGTCGGCACGCGAGTTCTCGCCGACGATCATGCCCTCGTACACCTCGGTGCCGGGGTCGGTGAACAGCACACCGCGCTCCTGGAGGTTCGTCATCGCGAACGCGGTGACGGCGCCGGAGCGGTCGGCGACCAGC is a window of Streptomyces mirabilis DNA encoding:
- a CDS encoding peptide ABC transporter substrate-binding protein encodes the protein MRGAKSAKWVAIAAVVALGATACGGGGGDKGSDSKAAVDPAGKFSVEVGEPQNPLQPANTMESNGSIVIKSLFSQLVSYDDKGNIVYVNAQSVDTKDNKTFTVKLKSGWKFHDGTPVTATSYVKAWNWAAAPANKQTNSFWFSDIAGYDDVAPAKGKPKATTMSGLKVVDDSTFTITLTKAIPYYVYKLGYEVFSPLPESFYKDPKAAGEHPIGNGPYKFVSWAHKKQIEVAKFDGYQGPDKAKNGGVLFKNYTNLETAYEDLKSGNVDVLRQIAPKDLPVYKSDLGSRAVDKAYSAIQTIAPAFYTKQWKNIDPKVLQGLSMAIDRATITKTVLQGTREPATGWVAKGVLGYEPNAGGDVFTYNPTKAKQLIKDGGGVPGNAITIQYNADGGHKEWVEAVCNSITNATGVKCAGDSKADFQADLNARDAQQVKSMYRSGWVLDFPMNANFIRDLYGSKSDGNQSGFSNKKIDADIAAADTASSLADSEKKYQDIEKELVNYMPSIPLWYYKVNAGYSDKVTGVAYAQDGDPILTGVQVKK